The region CGAACCACTAAATCAACACCAGTTAACTTAACCAATCATGCGTATTTTAATTTACTTGGGGCAGACAATGAATATCTCGCTCTTGACCATATCTTGAGTATCAATGCCAGTGAGTATGTTCCAACAACAGACGTTGGCATACCAAAAGGGTTATGGAAAAAAGTAAAAGACACAAATTTTGATTTTTCTGATCCAAAAGTGATCTCACAAGACTTCATGCTCGATAAAGATCAAGGTAACGCCAAAGGTTACGATCACTCATTTGTGCTAGATAAAACCTGCACAAAAGGGGAGTGTGCGGCAAGCTTAACCTCTCCTGATAGCTTAGTCACAATGCATGTGGTGACCACAAAACCAGCGATGCAGTTGTATACCGGAAATTGGCTTGCAGGAACACCGAATCGAGTTGGTGGTGAATATCAAGATTATTCAGGTATCGCATTAGAAACCCAATTCTTGCCAGATGCACCAAATCATCCAGAGTGGGATCACCCTAATTCATTTTTAACCCCAGAAGAAACCTATAGGCATAG is a window of Aliivibrio wodanis DNA encoding:
- the galM gene encoding aldose 1-epimerase; the protein is MTEQSTLFETMTKEVASDGRLAQLFELKNENGMRAVFMDIGATWLSCKVPVKGQLREVLLGQSSMADFLNQQSYMGVTVGRYANRIANGKFKIDGTKYQVDTNQEGNTLHGGTEGFNQRRWSVIEETPNSVEFNLVSPDGDQGFPGELTVNVKYLLTDDNQVVISYNGRTTKSTPVNLTNHAYFNLLGADNEYLALDHILSINASEYVPTTDVGIPKGLWKKVKDTNFDFSDPKVISQDFMLDKDQGNAKGYDHSFVLDKTCTKGECAASLTSPDSLVTMHVVTTKPAMQLYTGNWLAGTPNRVGGEYQDYSGIALETQFLPDAPNHPEWDHPNSFLTPEETYRHSTCYQFI